From one Desulfurobacterium thermolithotrophum DSM 11699 genomic stretch:
- a CDS encoding beta-ketoacyl-ACP synthase III, producing the protein MGIKIVSTGSFLPNKVLTNFDLEKMVDTSDEWITTRTGIKERRISEEETTSDLAAKAALRALSEKNPEDVDLIVVATATPDAFFPSTACKVQSKLANKKAIAFDISAACTGFIYGLYVADSIMRTKGIDRALVIGAERFSKIVNWKDRTTCILFGDGAGAALLEKSNEEGILGFDLGADGAYGDLLNVPSVGSNEEFPFYIRMKGNEVFKVAVRTMVESSIRVLEKTGISPSEIKLLVPHQANVRIIKAVAERLKISNDRIFINVNKYGNTSAASIPIALDEAIKTGRLKKGDLVLLVAFGGGFTWGSCVLKV; encoded by the coding sequence ATGGGTATTAAGATAGTTTCAACAGGATCTTTTCTTCCGAATAAGGTTCTTACAAACTTTGATCTTGAAAAGATGGTAGATACTTCTGATGAGTGGATAACAACAAGAACAGGAATAAAGGAAAGACGCATAAGTGAAGAAGAAACTACTTCTGATCTTGCAGCAAAAGCTGCATTAAGAGCTCTTAGTGAAAAAAATCCAGAAGATGTTGATCTAATAGTTGTTGCGACTGCTACTCCAGATGCTTTTTTTCCGTCTACTGCCTGTAAAGTTCAGTCAAAGTTAGCTAACAAAAAGGCCATTGCTTTTGATATTTCTGCTGCCTGTACAGGTTTTATATATGGACTTTACGTTGCAGACTCTATAATGAGAACAAAAGGGATAGATAGAGCTCTTGTTATCGGAGCTGAAAGGTTTTCAAAAATAGTAAATTGGAAAGATAGGACTACCTGTATTTTATTTGGAGATGGTGCAGGAGCTGCTCTTCTTGAAAAGAGCAACGAAGAAGGAATATTAGGATTTGACCTTGGTGCGGATGGAGCTTATGGAGATCTTCTCAACGTTCCTTCAGTAGGATCAAATGAAGAATTTCCTTTCTACATCAGAATGAAGGGAAACGAAGTCTTTAAAGTTGCTGTAAGAACTATGGTTGAATCCTCAATTAGAGTTTTAGAAAAAACAGGCATTTCACCTAGCGAAATAAAGCTACTAGTTCCTCATCAAGCTAATGTAAGAATAATAAAGGCTGTTGCTGAAAGATTAAAAATATCAAATGATAGAATATTTATTAATGTCAATAAATACGGAAATACCAGTGCTGCTTCTATTCCAATAGCTCTTGATGAAGCTATAAAAACTGGGAGACTAAAAAAGGGAGATCTTGTTCTCCTTGTAGCTTTTGGTGGAGGATTTACTTGGGGTTCGTGTGTTTTGAAAGTATAA
- the plsX gene encoding phosphate acyltransferase PlsX has protein sequence MKVVLDAMGGDNAPHVPVMGAVQAAKEFGIKVILVGDESQIKKELSKYSFPIEKIEIVHADDVVSMDELPSKALKKKNSSLHIGTKLLKDKLADAFVSAGNTGAVMAISLFTLGRLKGVERPAISTILPSLSGKTFLLDVGANVDCKPVHLLQFAIMGEAYAKYVLKEENPKVGLLNIGEEEVKGNDLTKEAYKLLKAAREKGLNFIGNAEGRDIYSGKFDVIVCDGFVGNVALKLSESLAKILAKILKEEIESHFISKLGAITLKPAIKSFKKRIDYAEWGGAPLLGVKAPVIIAHGSSNAKAIKNAVKVASQFAESYLNEHIEKNIERYGKLNGY, from the coding sequence ATGAAAGTTGTTCTGGATGCTATGGGGGGAGACAATGCCCCCCATGTTCCAGTTATGGGAGCTGTTCAGGCCGCAAAAGAGTTTGGTATTAAGGTAATTTTAGTTGGAGATGAATCTCAAATAAAAAAAGAGCTCTCAAAGTATTCTTTCCCTATTGAGAAAATAGAAATTGTTCACGCTGATGATGTAGTTTCAATGGATGAACTGCCTTCAAAGGCATTGAAAAAAAAGAACTCTTCTCTTCATATCGGTACGAAATTACTAAAAGATAAGTTGGCAGATGCTTTCGTAAGTGCTGGAAATACCGGTGCTGTAATGGCTATATCTCTTTTTACTCTTGGTAGATTGAAAGGTGTAGAAAGACCAGCTATATCTACAATTCTTCCTAGCCTATCAGGAAAGACTTTTCTCCTTGATGTTGGAGCAAACGTTGATTGTAAGCCTGTGCATCTTCTTCAATTTGCCATAATGGGAGAAGCCTACGCAAAATATGTCTTGAAAGAAGAGAATCCCAAAGTAGGACTTCTTAACATTGGAGAAGAAGAAGTTAAAGGAAACGACTTAACAAAAGAAGCTTACAAGCTTTTAAAAGCAGCAAGAGAAAAAGGTCTAAACTTTATCGGAAATGCAGAAGGAAGAGATATTTACTCTGGAAAGTTTGATGTTATAGTTTGTGATGGTTTTGTAGGAAACGTTGCCTTAAAACTTAGTGAAAGTCTTGCCAAAATTTTGGCAAAGATTTTAAAGGAAGAAATAGAAAGTCATTTTATTTCTAAGCTTGGAGCTATTACTCTAAAGCCTGCTATAAAGAGCTTTAAAAAAAGAATAGATTACGCCGAGTGGGGTGGAGCTCCTCTTCTTGGTGTAAAGGCTCCTGTTATAATTGCTCATGGAAGTTCTAATGCAAAAGCGATAAAAAATGCTGTAAAAGTAGCTTCTCAGTTTGCAGAATCTTATCTAAACGAACACATAGAAAAAAATATAGAAAGATACGGGAAGTTAAATGGGTATTAA
- the rpmF gene encoding 50S ribosomal protein L32 translates to MAVPKRKVSRTRRDKRRTHWKAKNPAISVCPNCLNPKLPHRVCKHCGYYKGETVVEVEE, encoded by the coding sequence ATGGCAGTTCCAAAGAGAAAAGTTTCAAGGACAAGAAGAGACAAGAGAAGAACTCACTGGAAAGCCAAGAATCCTGCTATATCTGTATGTCCAAACTGCTTAAATCCAAAGCTTCCACACAGAGTTTGTAAGCACTGCGGATACTACAAAGGAGAAACTGTAGTCGAGGTAGAAGAGTAA
- a CDS encoding LpxI family protein has protein sequence MKVGLLAGKGELPLEFLKSAKEKDIRTITFSLEGITSPEVERYSDKVIWIKPFKLGKFLRTLKKEEIREIAILGKVEHKNAISLSGFDLKALTFIASLRDRKPETIIKGIISEIENIGVRVIEPTKYLLHLFQEPGIICGELTDKLKEDAEFGMKIAKEIASLDIGQTVVVKDKTVIAVEGIEGTDKCIERGAELAGKGFIVCKAARKNQDMRVDVPTVGAKTIELIGKLKGRALIFEANKTFLLNKEEAVRLSRKYGITVIAV, from the coding sequence ATGAAGGTTGGACTCCTTGCTGGAAAAGGAGAGCTCCCTTTAGAATTTCTAAAATCGGCAAAAGAAAAAGATATAAGAACGATAACATTTTCCCTTGAAGGAATTACGAGTCCTGAAGTTGAAAGATATTCTGATAAGGTCATTTGGATAAAACCATTTAAACTTGGTAAGTTTCTAAGAACACTAAAAAAAGAAGAAATAAGAGAAATAGCTATTTTAGGCAAAGTGGAACATAAAAACGCAATTTCTTTGTCTGGATTTGATTTAAAAGCTTTAACCTTTATCGCTTCTTTGAGGGATAGAAAACCTGAAACAATAATAAAAGGGATAATTTCAGAAATTGAAAACATAGGAGTTAGAGTCATTGAACCAACAAAATATCTATTGCATCTTTTTCAAGAGCCTGGAATAATTTGTGGGGAACTGACAGATAAGCTTAAAGAGGATGCAGAATTTGGAATGAAAATAGCAAAAGAGATTGCTTCTCTTGATATTGGTCAGACAGTTGTTGTAAAAGACAAAACAGTTATCGCAGTTGAAGGAATAGAAGGAACAGATAAGTGCATAGAAAGGGGAGCAGAACTTGCAGGAAAAGGTTTTATTGTCTGTAAGGCTGCAAGGAAAAATCAGGATATGAGAGTAGATGTTCCAACGGTTGGAGCAAAGACTATTGAGCTAATCGGCAAACTTAAAGGAAGAGCTCTCATATTTGAAGCTAATAAAACTTTTCTTCTTAATAAAGAAGAAGCTGTAAGACTTTCAAGAAAGTACGGAATAACTGTTATTGCGGTATAA
- the ribH gene encoding 6,7-dimethyl-8-ribityllumazine synthase, whose translation MRVVEGKLKAEGIKFAIAVSRFNSFITERLLEGAIDCIVRHGGKEEDITVIKVPGAFELPLVAKKLAKMDFDAVIALGAVIRGETPHFDYVAAEVSKGIANVSLEAEKPIAFGVLTTDTVEQAIDRAGTKAGNKGWEAALSAIEMVNVLRELK comes from the coding sequence ATGAGGGTTGTTGAAGGTAAGCTAAAAGCTGAAGGGATAAAGTTTGCAATAGCTGTAAGCAGATTTAACTCTTTTATTACAGAAAGGCTTCTTGAAGGAGCAATTGATTGCATAGTTAGACATGGAGGAAAGGAAGAAGATATAACTGTTATAAAAGTTCCTGGAGCTTTTGAACTTCCTCTTGTTGCTAAAAAGCTTGCAAAGATGGATTTTGATGCTGTTATAGCTCTCGGTGCTGTAATAAGAGGAGAAACTCCTCACTTTGACTACGTTGCTGCTGAAGTCAGCAAAGGAATTGCCAATGTCTCCCTCGAAGCTGAAAAGCCAATTGCTTTTGGTGTTCTCACAACAGACACTGTGGAACAGGCAATAGATAGAGCCGGAACAAAAGCAGGTAACAAAGGCTGGGAAGCTGCTCTTTCTGCAATTGAAATGGTTAATGTCTTAAGGGAGCTCAAATGA
- a CDS encoding sensor histidine kinase: MRKLLFPASLLTILFVAIILNIYFLRNELNGFYLFVIKEETSRVKSVVEGTIAGGGDPVEALTSYMESSKLLKGATFKLEGREIIIPGSDISQEYFKESFKVQPFSFALYFDFSYVREFNKHLSYVLISLLFFSLLFTAVTVWLVREYFKERILYEREKQEKEKLESINLVIHSLIHEVKNRLNVLRLLVYRLGSSFDETYLQKLREEIDKLGKYVEETANLRKPLTLSKEKTDIFFLIKDVVSKFDELLKTKGIDVETKVEKAELELDPEKFSSLLIDLIKNGIEALEDSEKKALKILGKKEGNYYTFYIMDSGGKLPGAELFEPFRSTKEKGFGLGLYNAKRVAEAHGGEIEAFVRDGWTVFKVSIPIS; this comes from the coding sequence ATGAGAAAACTGCTTTTTCCAGCTTCTTTATTAACGATTCTCTTTGTTGCCATCATTTTAAACATCTATTTCCTTCGTAATGAACTTAACGGGTTTTACTTGTTTGTAATAAAAGAAGAAACCTCCCGCGTTAAGTCTGTAGTTGAAGGAACAATAGCAGGAGGAGGCGATCCTGTAGAAGCTCTGACTTCATATATGGAAAGCTCAAAATTATTGAAAGGAGCTACTTTTAAACTTGAAGGTAGAGAAATAATAATTCCTGGTTCAGATATTTCTCAAGAGTATTTTAAAGAATCCTTTAAAGTTCAGCCTTTTTCCTTTGCTCTATACTTTGATTTTTCTTATGTTAGAGAGTTCAACAAACATCTTTCCTACGTTTTAATATCTCTTCTTTTCTTCAGCCTTCTGTTTACAGCCGTTACAGTATGGCTGGTAAGAGAATACTTTAAGGAAAGAATTCTTTATGAAAGAGAAAAACAGGAAAAAGAAAAACTTGAAAGTATAAATTTAGTGATACACTCTCTTATCCATGAAGTTAAAAATCGTCTTAATGTTCTCAGACTTTTGGTGTACAGATTGGGGAGCTCCTTTGACGAAACCTATCTTCAAAAGCTCCGTGAAGAAATAGACAAGTTAGGAAAATACGTGGAAGAGACAGCGAACTTAAGAAAACCACTGACTCTTTCCAAGGAAAAAACAGATATCTTCTTTCTTATAAAAGATGTTGTTTCAAAGTTTGATGAACTTCTAAAAACTAAGGGAATAGATGTTGAAACAAAAGTTGAAAAAGCAGAACTTGAACTTGACCCTGAAAAATTTTCCTCTCTTCTTATAGACCTTATAAAAAATGGAATTGAAGCCCTTGAAGATAGTGAAAAGAAGGCGTTAAAAATTTTAGGAAAGAAAGAAGGAAACTATTACACCTTCTACATAATGGATAGTGGGGGGAAGCTGCCAGGAGCAGAGCTTTTTGAACCTTTCCGTTCAACAAAGGAAAAAGGATTTGGTCTTGGACTTTATAATGCTAAAAGAGTTGCAGAAGCTCACGGGGGAGAGATAGAAGCCTTTGTCAGAGACGGCTGGACAGTTTTCAAAGTCTCCATTCCCATCTCTTAG
- the nusB gene encoding transcription antitermination factor NusB, with protein MTNRDKKKAREHAYLMMYQYDLGGLSPEEIAFNYWEDNKESEEIKQMATYLFKKTVENLKNIDIEISRHLKKGWLISRLMPMDRSILRVATYEISNESFSPIEAVINDAVDAAKFYGEDEKSPKFINAILDKVAKNKETS; from the coding sequence ATGACAAACAGAGATAAAAAGAAAGCAAGAGAACATGCTTATCTGATGATGTATCAGTACGACTTAGGAGGACTCTCTCCTGAAGAAATTGCTTTTAATTACTGGGAAGATAACAAAGAAAGCGAAGAGATAAAACAAATGGCGACATATCTTTTCAAAAAAACTGTTGAAAACCTTAAGAATATTGATATAGAAATTTCAAGACATCTTAAAAAAGGATGGCTGATTTCAAGGCTTATGCCAATGGATAGGTCAATCTTGCGTGTTGCTACCTATGAAATCTCGAATGAAAGCTTTTCACCGATAGAAGCAGTTATAAACGATGCTGTAGATGCTGCAAAGTTTTACGGTGAGGATGAAAAGTCTCCAAAGTTCATAAATGCTATTCTTGATAAAGTAGCAAAGAATAAGGAAACCTCATGA
- a CDS encoding YceD family protein has product MKRKINLNEVTDKEPIKVDTEIQPSLLELPKEEVVSSTPFKLHIEVYKKPVGYDIYGRIEGEVELICSRCNKSFKEKMRKSFYYQLMPTSEITGGEIKAGDLDVKFADSDALDLAEVVKEQVLLNLPLKPLCDEQCQVPDVPFEEGSIEEDKRWEKLKTFKDKLKEKEK; this is encoded by the coding sequence ATGAAGAGGAAAATTAATCTTAACGAGGTAACGGATAAAGAGCCAATTAAAGTTGATACGGAGATACAACCTTCATTACTGGAATTACCGAAGGAAGAAGTTGTGTCTTCAACACCTTTTAAACTTCACATAGAGGTCTACAAAAAGCCTGTAGGATATGATATTTACGGAAGGATAGAAGGTGAGGTTGAATTAATTTGTAGTAGATGCAATAAGAGTTTCAAAGAAAAGATGAGAAAAAGCTTTTATTACCAGTTAATGCCAACTTCTGAAATTACTGGTGGAGAAATAAAGGCAGGTGATCTTGATGTAAAATTTGCTGACAGCGATGCACTTGACCTTGCAGAGGTTGTTAAGGAGCAGGTACTTCTTAATCTTCCATTAAAACCTTTGTGTGATGAGCAGTGTCAAGTGCCAGATGTTCCTTTTGAAGAAGGAAGCATAGAAGAGGATAAACGGTGGGAAAAATTGAAAACTTTTAAAGATAAACTTAAAGAAAAGGAGAAGTGA
- the fabK gene encoding enoyl-[acyl-carrier-protein] reductase FabK, producing MIKTRICEILEIEYPILQGGMAWIADAELAAAVSNAGGLGIIAGGNRSADELREEIRKCKELTDKPFGVNIMLMMPNAEEIIEVCLDEEVPVVTTGAGNPGKYIPAFKEKGIKVIPVVASDALAKRMERIGCDAVIAEGMEAGGHIGKLTTMVLIPSIVRAVNIPVIAAGGIALGEQAAAAFALGAEGIQIGTRFLAAKECNVHPKYKEKILKARFNQVTVTGVTTGHPVRLIENKLTRKFAELEFSGAPKEELEELGRGRLRLAAEQGDVEWGSVMAGQVVGYINKEETAEEIIKDIMEGAEKKLRELCEKFFGGEKE from the coding sequence ATGATTAAAACAAGGATTTGCGAAATACTTGAAATTGAATATCCAATACTTCAAGGTGGAATGGCATGGATAGCCGATGCAGAGCTCGCCGCTGCTGTTTCAAACGCTGGAGGACTTGGGATAATTGCTGGAGGAAATAGAAGCGCTGATGAGCTTAGGGAAGAAATAAGAAAGTGCAAGGAACTAACAGATAAGCCTTTTGGCGTTAACATAATGCTTATGATGCCAAACGCTGAGGAAATTATAGAGGTTTGCTTAGATGAAGAAGTTCCTGTTGTAACTACAGGAGCAGGAAATCCTGGAAAGTATATTCCTGCTTTTAAGGAAAAGGGAATAAAGGTAATTCCCGTTGTTGCAAGTGATGCTCTTGCGAAGAGAATGGAGAGAATTGGTTGTGATGCAGTAATTGCTGAAGGAATGGAGGCCGGTGGACACATAGGAAAGCTTACAACTATGGTTTTAATTCCTTCCATTGTTAGAGCAGTAAACATTCCAGTTATTGCTGCTGGTGGTATCGCTCTTGGAGAACAAGCGGCAGCAGCGTTTGCTCTTGGAGCTGAAGGAATTCAGATTGGAACAAGATTTTTAGCTGCCAAAGAATGTAACGTTCACCCTAAGTATAAGGAAAAGATTTTGAAGGCAAGGTTTAATCAAGTAACTGTTACCGGCGTTACAACTGGACATCCTGTTAGACTTATTGAAAATAAACTTACACGTAAGTTTGCAGAGCTTGAGTTTTCTGGAGCTCCAAAAGAAGAGCTCGAGGAACTCGGAAGAGGCCGTCTAAGACTTGCAGCAGAGCAGGGAGACGTTGAGTGGGGTTCTGTAATGGCTGGTCAGGTCGTTGGGTATATTAATAAGGAAGAAACGGCTGAAGAGATTATCAAAGATATTATGGAAGGAGCTGAAAAGAAATTGAGAGAGCTCTGTGAAAAGTTTTTTGGTGGAGAAAAGGAATAA
- a CDS encoding SurA N-terminal domain-containing protein: MKKLLFSLSMVAVTSLTAQGSDKILAKVNGKPITESQLEEVLKGLPAKYNSVKNNPQFQSQVLNSLINQELLYQEAKKEGIEKNAKVQRQIKEAKEQILINALLEKHLKISKVKVSDKEARAFYEKNKKRFTDANGKQISFEAVKLFIVQSLEQQKRRQLLSASLNRYIEKLKKENKVEILK, encoded by the coding sequence ATGAAAAAACTACTTTTTTCACTCTCGATGGTAGCAGTTACATCTTTAACTGCTCAAGGAAGCGACAAAATTCTAGCAAAAGTAAATGGAAAACCAATAACAGAATCGCAATTAGAGGAAGTTTTAAAAGGGCTTCCAGCAAAGTATAACTCTGTGAAAAATAATCCTCAGTTTCAATCTCAGGTTCTTAACAGTCTTATAAATCAAGAACTCCTTTATCAGGAAGCAAAAAAAGAAGGCATAGAAAAGAATGCAAAAGTACAAAGACAGATAAAAGAAGCAAAAGAACAAATACTTATCAATGCTCTTCTTGAAAAACACTTGAAAATAAGTAAGGTAAAGGTTTCAGACAAGGAAGCTAGAGCTTTTTATGAAAAGAATAAAAAACGGTTTACAGATGCAAACGGTAAACAAATTTCTTTTGAGGCTGTAAAACTTTTCATAGTCCAAAGCTTAGAACAACAAAAGAGAAGACAGCTTCTATCAGCATCTCTTAATAGATACATTGAAAAACTTAAGAAGG
- a CDS encoding sigma-54-dependent transcriptional regulator, whose protein sequence is MEKRKVLIIEDDDIQRELLKEILKESGFEVFTSSTAEKGLQTVAKNSPAVVVTDVRLPGMDGLTFLKKLKQEHSEIEVIVITAFSNVEDAVSAIKAGAFHYVTKPFDPQVLINLIDKACQLASLRKIPKKDGEIIYASKLMEELLEKASLFAKTEAPVLILGESGVGKELIARFIHKESGRKGKFVSVNCAAIPSELFESELFGYEKGAFTGALRSKPGLFEEADGGTIFLDEVGELPLNLQAKFLRVLQENEVRRVGGTQTKKVDVKVVAATNRDLGELVKKGDFREDLYYRLNVLTLRIPPLRERPEDILELTGFFLRKFSKKYNKKVEITPEALQILLSYSFPGNVRELENLIHRLVITSMDKIRPEDLTDLKEKENHCNEIDFSKPLPEKLAEFEKKMIEEALKRSDYVQVKAAKLLGIDEKSLRYKRKKYGI, encoded by the coding sequence ATGGAAAAGCGTAAGGTTCTAATAATTGAAGATGATGATATTCAAAGAGAGCTCCTAAAGGAGATACTTAAAGAGTCTGGATTTGAGGTTTTTACTTCTTCCACTGCTGAAAAGGGACTACAAACGGTTGCGAAAAATTCTCCTGCTGTTGTTGTTACAGATGTAAGACTTCCAGGTATGGATGGACTAACTTTTCTTAAAAAGCTAAAACAGGAACATTCTGAAATTGAAGTAATAGTCATAACTGCCTTTAGCAACGTTGAGGATGCTGTCAGTGCAATAAAGGCAGGAGCTTTTCACTATGTTACCAAGCCTTTTGATCCACAAGTTCTAATAAATCTTATAGATAAAGCCTGTCAGCTTGCAAGCCTGAGGAAGATTCCTAAAAAGGATGGGGAAATAATTTACGCTTCTAAGTTAATGGAGGAGCTCCTCGAAAAGGCTTCTCTCTTTGCTAAAACAGAAGCTCCTGTCTTGATATTGGGAGAAAGTGGAGTAGGCAAAGAACTGATAGCAAGATTTATCCACAAAGAAAGCGGCAGAAAAGGGAAATTTGTATCTGTAAATTGCGCTGCAATTCCTTCTGAACTCTTTGAAAGTGAACTCTTTGGGTATGAGAAGGGAGCTTTTACTGGAGCTCTTCGCTCAAAACCCGGACTTTTTGAAGAAGCAGACGGAGGAACAATATTTCTTGATGAAGTGGGAGAATTGCCTCTGAACTTGCAGGCAAAGTTTTTAAGAGTTCTTCAGGAGAACGAAGTTCGGCGTGTTGGAGGAACGCAGACAAAAAAAGTTGATGTGAAAGTAGTTGCAGCTACAAACAGAGATTTGGGGGAGTTAGTCAAAAAAGGAGATTTTCGGGAAGACCTTTACTATCGGCTTAATGTTTTAACGTTAAGAATTCCTCCCTTAAGAGAACGTCCTGAAGATATCTTGGAACTAACTGGATTTTTTCTTCGGAAATTTTCGAAAAAGTACAATAAAAAAGTAGAAATAACCCCAGAGGCTCTTCAAATACTTCTTAGCTATTCCTTTCCTGGAAACGTTAGAGAGCTTGAAAATCTCATTCATAGGCTTGTCATAACAAGTATGGATAAAATAAGACCGGAAGACCTTACAGATCTAAAAGAGAAAGAGAATCACTGCAATGAGATAGATTTCTCAAAACCTCTGCCTGAGAAATTGGCTGAATTCGAGAAAAAAATGATAGAAGAAGCTTTAAAGAGGAGTGATTACGTTCAAGTTAAAGCAGCTAAACTTCTTGGTATAGACGAAAAATCCTTGAGGTATAAAAGGAAAAAGTACGGGATATGA